In the genome of Enterococcus hirae ATCC 9790, one region contains:
- a CDS encoding MerR family transcriptional regulator: protein MVGASLKRLLENDHLLVGISELSEIVGVSPRQLRYWEQKEFIRSVSTGVNCPRKYQLPTVIKVEIIKKYLDEGYTLNKSAEKAEERLKKMKHVRKVFSKAIKEIELIDERYTVLLIGDFKETTEDSKLYIIHDEATDELTYKIVPVSEKIDFEQLLKNL, encoded by the coding sequence ATGGTAGGAGCATCCCTGAAACGTTTATTAGAAAATGATCATTTACTGGTAGGAATCAGTGAACTAAGTGAAATTGTCGGTGTGTCTCCACGTCAGTTACGATATTGGGAACAAAAAGAATTCATTCGTTCCGTTTCTACTGGTGTGAATTGTCCTCGAAAATATCAATTACCTACTGTTATCAAGGTTGAGATTATCAAAAAATATTTAGATGAAGGCTATACGTTGAACAAATCAGCTGAAAAAGCCGAAGAACGTCTAAAAAAAATGAAGCATGTCCGCAAAGTTTTTTCCAAAGCAATCAAAGAAATCGAATTGATTGATGAAAGATATACTGTTTTATTGATCGGTGATTTCAAAGAGACAACTGAAGACTCAAAACTTTATATCATCCACGATGAAGCAACAGATGAACTCACGTATAAAATTGTCCCCGTAAGCGAAAAAATTGATTTCGAACAATTATTGAAAAATCTTTAA
- a CDS encoding PadR family transcriptional regulator, whose product MARKNTLRYILLGLLSKRKMTGYELNQSFKNEIGEFWQAKHSQIYPELARMEERGIIKHEVEITGMKLEKKVYQLTDEGKALLNEWIRTPTNELPVNRDEFVLKLYFVKDVNDPMLREIIEQQRDLHEEKRAHLLARQERIFPTRKEQEENYGHYLILSHAINRETEYANWLTGVLEEQKRQK is encoded by the coding sequence ATGGCGAGAAAAAATACGCTACGCTATATTTTGTTAGGATTGTTGAGTAAAAGAAAGATGACAGGCTATGAATTAAACCAATCGTTCAAAAATGAAATCGGTGAGTTTTGGCAAGCGAAGCATAGTCAAATTTATCCTGAATTAGCAAGAATGGAAGAACGAGGGATCATCAAACATGAAGTTGAAATTACAGGGATGAAATTGGAGAAGAAAGTCTATCAATTAACGGATGAAGGAAAGGCATTGTTAAACGAATGGATTCGGACGCCAACGAATGAATTACCAGTCAATCGAGATGAGTTTGTGTTGAAATTATATTTTGTGAAAGATGTGAATGATCCGATGTTGAGAGAGATCATTGAGCAGCAAAGGGATCTTCATGAAGAAAAGCGAGCGCATCTATTGGCACGTCAAGAGAGGATATTTCCAACAAGAAAAGAACAAGAAGAAAATTATGGACACTATTTGATTTTATCCCATGCGATCAATCGAGAAACAGAATATGCGAATTGGTTGACGGGCGTATTAGAAGAGCAAAAAAGACAGAAATAA
- a CDS encoding phenolic acid decarboxylase, which translates to MKEFKDLEDFIGTHFIYTYDNGWEYEWYAKNDHTVDYRIHGGMVKGRWVKDQEADIVKLTDGVFKITWTEPTGTDVALDFTPNEKKLHGTIFFPKWVEEHPEITVTFQNEHIAEMEAAREKYETYPKLLVPEFANITYMGDAGLNNEDVISEAPYEGMPSDIREGRYFDKNYKRIK; encoded by the coding sequence ATGAAAGAATTTAAAGATCTAGAAGATTTTATTGGTACACACTTTATTTATACGTACGATAATGGTTGGGAATATGAATGGTATGCTAAAAATGACCATACTGTCGACTATCGAATTCACGGCGGAATGGTCAAAGGCCGTTGGGTCAAAGATCAAGAAGCAGATATCGTTAAGTTAACAGATGGCGTCTTCAAAATTACTTGGACTGAACCAACTGGTACTGACGTGGCCTTGGATTTCACGCCCAATGAAAAAAAATTACATGGAACGATTTTCTTTCCTAAATGGGTTGAAGAACATCCTGAGATCACAGTTACTTTCCAAAATGAACATATAGCTGAGATGGAAGCAGCACGTGAAAAATATGAAACTTATCCAAAATTGTTAGTACCAGAGTTCGCTAACATTACTTATATGGGCGACGCTGGTCTCAATAATGAAGATGTCATTAGTGAAGCTCCTTATGAAGGAATGCCTAGTGATATCCGAGAAGGTCGTTATTTTGATAAAAACTATAAACGGATAAAATAA
- a CDS encoding endonuclease/exonuclease/phosphatase family protein, protein MKMMTLNTHSWLEESPEEKMRQIVDKICQADYDVIALQEVNQLITSESIVNEELNKFCPVIEQSPVHVDNFAYCLVRYLAKQGKDYYWSWEMSHVGYGIYEEGNALLSKTPLTSEAIYVSETKQKEDYHTRKILICQTMIDDQTITLASCHFSWWIDETKGFAFEWHCLMEHLANLSNPLFLMGDFNNPAGEAGYRLVEKSPLAIVDSYTVAQEVHGQATIEQKIDGWETNTEQLRIDYIYVPQEFSVPFYRSIFDGKQEIIVSDHYGVEITVSPIQ, encoded by the coding sequence ATGAAGATGATGACTTTGAATACACATAGCTGGTTAGAAGAATCACCAGAAGAAAAGATGCGCCAGATCGTAGATAAAATCTGTCAAGCAGATTATGATGTGATTGCTTTACAAGAAGTCAATCAATTAATCACTTCCGAAAGTATCGTGAATGAAGAATTAAACAAATTTTGTCCAGTTATAGAACAATCGCCCGTCCATGTCGATAATTTTGCTTATTGTTTGGTGCGCTACTTAGCCAAACAAGGGAAAGACTATTATTGGAGTTGGGAAATGAGTCATGTCGGTTATGGGATTTATGAAGAGGGGAATGCGCTGCTTTCTAAGACACCACTAACCAGTGAAGCAATCTATGTTTCTGAAACAAAGCAAAAAGAGGATTACCACACTCGGAAAATTTTGATCTGTCAGACGATGATCGATGACCAAACAATCACTCTAGCAAGCTGTCATTTTTCTTGGTGGATAGATGAAACGAAGGGCTTTGCTTTTGAATGGCATTGCTTGATGGAACACTTAGCTAATCTCTCAAATCCGCTGTTTTTAATGGGGGATTTTAACAACCCAGCAGGAGAGGCAGGCTATCGCTTGGTTGAAAAAAGCCCTCTTGCGATTGTCGATTCCTATACTGTTGCCCAAGAAGTTCATGGTCAGGCAACCATTGAACAGAAAATCGATGGATGGGAAACGAATACAGAGCAGTTAAGAATCGATTATATCTATGTACCACAGGAATTCTCAGTTCCTTTTTATCGTAGTATTTTTGATGGAAAACAAGAAATCATTGTAAGTGACCATTATGGAGTAGAGATAACGGTCAGCCCCATTCAATAA
- a CDS encoding PTS transporter subunit IIBC, with the protein MKKLFNFEFWQKFGKALMVVVAVMPAAGLMISIGKSIPLIDPNLAFLVTTGGVIENIGWAIIGNLHLLFALAIGGSWAKERAGGAFAAGISFVLINRITGAIFGVTSEMLANEDAFTHTLFGTKIMVKGFFTSVLEAPALNMGVFVGIIAGFVGAMAYNKYYNYRKLPDALSFFNGKRFVPFVVILWSTIVALVLAVVWPNVQAGINNFGLWIAQSQESAPVLAPFLYGTLERLLLPFGLHHMLTIPINYTQLGGTYEILSGAQAGTQVFGQDPLWLAWATDLVNLKGAGDLSQYEFVLNNWTPARFKVGQMIGSSGILMGLALAMYRNVDLDKKARYRSMYFSAALAVFLTGVTEPLEFMFMFAAVPLYIVYSVIQGAAFAMADLLPLRVHSFGNIELLTRTPLAMKAGLGGDLLNFVICVILFGVVTYFVANFMIKKFNFATPGRNGNYDSDSNDSNGNGEQTTVQAGTSDPQIIKIIHLLGGKDNIKDVDACMTRLRVSVADREKVGSEEEWKRAGAMGLIVKDNGVQAVYGPKADVLKSDIEDLLRSGAPIPAPVEEVVVEKETANNQTLGIRKELQTVAAGEVIDLATVNDPVFSKKMMGDGFAVIPTTGEVVAPITGKVVSIFPTKHAIGMETEEGAEVLIHMGIDTVQMDQPAFEILVTEGQTVEAGAKLAQMNLTEIKNEGKDITIMVVFTDGKVNEMILKHLGPTELGTVIGEIKL; encoded by the coding sequence ATGAAGAAATTATTTAATTTTGAGTTTTGGCAAAAATTTGGGAAAGCTTTAATGGTTGTTGTGGCAGTGATGCCAGCTGCGGGTTTGATGATCAGTATCGGGAAATCTATCCCGTTGATTGACCCTAACTTAGCTTTTTTAGTAACAACGGGTGGTGTCATTGAAAATATTGGTTGGGCGATCATCGGGAATTTACATCTGTTGTTTGCTTTAGCAATAGGTGGAAGTTGGGCAAAAGAGCGTGCAGGTGGTGCTTTTGCGGCAGGGATCTCATTTGTTTTGATCAACCGGATCACGGGAGCGATTTTCGGAGTGACGAGTGAGATGCTAGCAAATGAAGATGCCTTTACCCATACATTATTTGGCACGAAGATCATGGTCAAAGGATTTTTTACCAGCGTATTAGAGGCACCTGCGTTGAATATGGGCGTGTTTGTAGGGATTATTGCTGGTTTTGTTGGTGCAATGGCCTATAATAAATATTACAATTATCGTAAATTGCCTGATGCGTTATCTTTCTTTAATGGAAAACGATTTGTTCCTTTTGTAGTGATTCTTTGGTCAACGATTGTAGCTTTAGTATTGGCTGTTGTCTGGCCAAATGTCCAAGCAGGTATTAATAATTTTGGTCTTTGGATTGCTCAGTCACAAGAAAGTGCACCGGTTTTAGCGCCATTTCTTTATGGTACCTTAGAAAGATTATTGTTACCTTTTGGTTTGCATCATATGTTGACGATTCCGATCAATTATACGCAATTAGGGGGCACGTATGAAATCTTATCTGGTGCACAAGCAGGAACGCAAGTCTTTGGACAAGATCCTTTATGGTTAGCTTGGGCTACTGATTTGGTCAATTTAAAAGGTGCGGGGGATTTGTCACAGTATGAATTTGTGTTGAACAACTGGACACCAGCTCGTTTTAAAGTGGGACAAATGATTGGTTCTTCTGGTATTTTAATGGGGTTAGCTTTAGCCATGTATCGAAATGTTGATCTTGATAAAAAAGCGCGCTATCGTTCCATGTATTTCTCAGCTGCATTAGCTGTTTTTCTAACAGGGGTTACTGAACCATTAGAATTTATGTTTATGTTTGCTGCAGTTCCACTTTATATTGTTTATTCTGTGATCCAAGGGGCAGCATTTGCAATGGCAGATTTATTACCGTTACGTGTTCATTCCTTTGGAAACATCGAATTGTTAACTAGAACGCCTCTAGCGATGAAAGCTGGACTTGGTGGCGATTTGCTTAACTTCGTCATTTGCGTCATTTTGTTTGGAGTTGTTACGTACTTTGTGGCAAACTTCATGATCAAAAAATTCAATTTTGCTACACCAGGGCGTAATGGTAATTATGATAGTGACAGTAACGATAGCAATGGGAATGGAGAACAAACGACAGTCCAAGCTGGCACGTCAGACCCACAAATCATCAAAATCATTCACTTATTAGGCGGGAAAGATAATATCAAAGATGTAGATGCATGTATGACACGGTTACGTGTGAGTGTAGCTGATCGTGAGAAAGTAGGTTCAGAAGAAGAATGGAAACGTGCAGGCGCTATGGGGCTAATCGTCAAAGATAATGGTGTACAAGCTGTCTATGGTCCAAAAGCCGATGTATTAAAATCAGATATCGAAGATTTGCTTCGATCGGGGGCGCCTATCCCAGCTCCAGTAGAAGAAGTTGTTGTTGAAAAAGAAACAGCTAATAATCAAACGTTAGGTATACGAAAAGAGTTGCAGACTGTAGCAGCTGGTGAAGTGATAGACTTGGCAACAGTCAATGATCCTGTTTTTTCAAAGAAAATGATGGGGGATGGCTTTGCTGTTATTCCAACGACTGGTGAAGTTGTGGCACCTATTACTGGGAAAGTAGTTAGTATTTTTCCAACCAAACATGCTATTGGAATGGAAACAGAAGAAGGTGCAGAAGTACTAATCCATATGGGAATCGACACAGTCCAAATGGATCAACCAGCTTTTGAAATCCTGGTAACAGAAGGTCAAACCGTTGAAGCAGGAGCAAAACTGGCACAAATGAATCTAACCGAAATCAAAAATGAAGGAAAAGATATAACGATTATGGTGGTATTTACGGATGGGAAAGTCAATGAAATGATTCTCAAACATTTAGGACCAACGGAATTAGGAACAGTAATTGGCGAAATAAAACTGTGA
- a CDS encoding glycoside hydrolase family 65 protein, with translation MKQIKRLFQIDPWKISTNTLDRENLRLQESLTSIGNGYMGMRGNFEEAYSGDHHQGTYLAGVWYPDKTRVGWWKNGYPEYFGKVINAINFIAMDIYIDEQLLDLATIEPEDFYWELNMKNGVLSRSYTVTTATNKLKITFERFLSIVKSEAAYIRLTVTMLEGNGTVKVISKLDSNVQNEDSNYDEHFWNEIGRGTSDETAYLMTKTIPNNFAIEQFTVTAAMRHFVNEELAQPIYHEDTLAVLGEFSFDLTTNQSVTLDKEVLVLTSRNIPEAQQVQQILQEFSDLQSHYLQAKAEQTTAWSKRWALADVVIEGDEEAQQGIRFNLFQLFSTYYGEDERLNIGPKGFTGEKYGGATYWDTEAYAVPLYLALAKPEVTKNLLKYRHNQLPQAIHNAQQQGLKGALYPMVTFTGVECHNEWEITFEEIHRNGAIAYAIYNYTNYTGDTAYLKKEGLEVLVEIARFWADRVHFSKRHNKYMIHGVTGPNEYENNINNNWYTNTIACWVLTYTRENYLKFQTETAITVTDEELTNWQTIAENMYFPKDEELGIFVQHDTFLDKELLPVSELSPSELPLNQHWSWDKILRSCFIKQADVLQGIYFFNDSFSKEEKQRNFDFYEPMTVHESSLSPSIHAILAAELGMEDKAVEMYQRTARLDLDNYNNDTEDGLHITSMTGSWLAIVQGFAQMKTDHEQLRFAPFLPNTWTAYSFHVNYRGRLLFVSVSSEQVQLTLVSGESCPLKVYEKTYLLEDQLKVPLRKEELDV, from the coding sequence ATGAAACAAATCAAGCGCCTATTTCAAATTGATCCTTGGAAGATCAGCACCAACACATTAGATCGGGAAAATCTCCGTTTACAGGAATCTTTAACTAGTATTGGTAACGGATACATGGGCATGCGAGGGAATTTTGAAGAAGCCTATTCAGGTGATCATCATCAAGGAACTTATTTAGCTGGGGTTTGGTACCCCGATAAGACTCGTGTTGGTTGGTGGAAAAATGGCTATCCCGAATATTTTGGCAAAGTGATTAATGCAATCAATTTTATTGCCATGGATATCTATATCGATGAGCAATTATTAGACCTTGCTACAATCGAACCAGAAGACTTTTATTGGGAATTGAATATGAAAAACGGTGTGTTATCACGTAGTTACACAGTAACGACTGCAACTAACAAACTAAAGATCACCTTTGAACGTTTTTTAAGTATCGTCAAAAGCGAAGCTGCTTATATTCGTTTAACAGTTACGATGCTCGAAGGAAATGGCACGGTCAAAGTCATCTCTAAATTGGATAGTAACGTTCAAAATGAAGATAGTAACTATGATGAACATTTTTGGAATGAAATCGGTCGAGGTACTTCTGATGAAACAGCCTACTTAATGACCAAAACGATTCCAAATAATTTTGCGATCGAACAATTTACCGTAACAGCTGCCATGAGACATTTCGTGAATGAAGAATTAGCGCAACCAATTTACCACGAAGATACATTAGCCGTCCTTGGGGAATTTTCTTTCGACTTAACAACGAATCAATCCGTGACACTTGATAAAGAAGTGCTTGTATTGACGAGCCGTAACATCCCCGAAGCACAGCAAGTCCAACAGATCCTCCAAGAATTTAGTGACTTACAAAGTCATTATCTGCAAGCAAAAGCAGAACAAACCACTGCTTGGAGCAAACGCTGGGCACTGGCTGATGTGGTGATCGAAGGTGACGAGGAAGCACAGCAAGGGATTCGTTTCAATCTTTTCCAACTATTTTCTACTTATTACGGCGAAGATGAACGTTTGAATATTGGACCCAAAGGCTTTACAGGAGAAAAATACGGTGGTGCTACTTATTGGGATACGGAAGCTTACGCTGTCCCCTTATATCTTGCTTTAGCAAAACCTGAAGTGACAAAAAATCTCCTTAAATATCGCCATAATCAATTGCCTCAAGCTATTCATAATGCCCAACAACAAGGTTTAAAAGGCGCCTTGTACCCAATGGTTACTTTTACAGGGGTCGAATGCCACAACGAATGGGAAATTACCTTTGAAGAGATCCATCGTAACGGTGCGATCGCTTATGCGATTTACAACTATACGAACTATACAGGTGACACCGCTTATTTGAAAAAAGAAGGATTAGAAGTATTAGTTGAGATTGCTCGTTTTTGGGCAGATCGGGTTCATTTTTCAAAACGTCATAACAAATATATGATCCATGGCGTGACTGGTCCGAATGAATATGAAAACAACATCAATAACAACTGGTATACCAATACGATAGCTTGCTGGGTATTAACGTATACCCGGGAAAACTATTTAAAATTCCAAACAGAAACTGCTATAACGGTCACTGACGAAGAACTAACGAATTGGCAAACCATTGCAGAAAATATGTATTTTCCTAAAGATGAAGAATTAGGTATTTTTGTCCAACATGATACATTTTTGGATAAAGAATTATTGCCGGTATCAGAGCTATCTCCTAGCGAGCTTCCATTAAACCAACATTGGTCTTGGGACAAAATCTTGCGTTCTTGTTTCATTAAGCAGGCGGATGTGCTACAAGGAATCTATTTCTTCAACGACTCGTTTAGCAAAGAAGAAAAACAACGAAACTTTGATTTTTACGAACCAATGACCGTTCATGAGTCTTCCCTTTCACCAAGTATCCATGCCATTTTAGCTGCTGAATTAGGTATGGAGGATAAGGCAGTGGAAATGTATCAACGGACAGCCCGCCTTGATTTAGATAATTATAATAACGATACCGAAGACGGCTTACACATCACGTCGATGACTGGTAGTTGGCTCGCAATCGTCCAAGGATTCGCTCAAATGAAAACAGATCACGAACAGTTACGTTTTGCTCCTTTCTTACCAAACACGTGGACAGCCTACTCCTTCCATGTGAATTATCGTGGTCGTTTATTATTTGTTTCGGTGTCTAGTGAACAGGTGCAATTGACCTTAGTATCAGGCGAAAGTTGCCCATTAAAGGTGTACGAAAAAACGTATCTTTTAGAAGACCAGTTAAAGGTACCTTTGCGTAAGGAGGAATTAGATGTTTAA